The following are encoded in a window of Pedobacter cryoconitis genomic DNA:
- the gldL gene encoding gliding motility protein GldL has protein sequence MAAKKNSNWLHSAISWGASIVILGALCKILHIGGIWGSYAIGIGLGVEAALFFITGFFPPEPELAWEKVYPELRDDFKGELPVATARPVAAAGASSTAALDKMLGDAKIGPELIESLGNGLRNFGDKVATISTVADAAVATNDFTGKVKQASAGFDQLNGAFSKATSQLVELGESGNASKSYHEQVNNLSKNLSALNAVYELELQDSTTHLKSMNKFYQNLSATMNNFNESMDDSKQFKEEVGKLAKNLSSLNAIYGNMLTAMNQPRP, from the coding sequence ATGGCAGCTAAAAAGAATTCTAATTGGTTACACTCGGCAATCTCATGGGGTGCGAGTATCGTAATTTTGGGAGCATTGTGTAAAATCCTTCACATCGGAGGTATTTGGGGAAGCTATGCAATTGGTATCGGTCTGGGTGTAGAGGCAGCTTTGTTCTTTATCACCGGATTTTTTCCACCAGAGCCAGAATTGGCCTGGGAAAAAGTATATCCTGAATTAAGAGATGATTTTAAAGGCGAATTGCCTGTGGCTACTGCAAGACCAGTTGCTGCGGCGGGAGCTTCTTCTACAGCAGCTTTAGATAAAATGCTGGGTGATGCTAAAATCGGCCCTGAATTAATTGAAAGCCTGGGTAATGGACTGCGTAACTTCGGAGACAAAGTAGCGACTATTTCTACAGTTGCTGATGCAGCAGTGGCAACCAATGATTTCACAGGAAAAGTAAAACAAGCTTCTGCTGGTTTTGATCAGCTGAATGGTGCATTCAGTAAAGCGACTTCTCAACTGGTAGAACTCGGCGAAAGCGGTAATGCTTCAAAATCTTACCATGAGCAGGTAAATAACCTGTCTAAAAATTTATCTGCCTTAAATGCGGTTTATGAATTAGAATTACAAGATTCTACTACACACCTTAAGTCAATGAATAAATTCTATCAGAACCTTTCTGCGACGATGAATAATTTCAATGAGTCGATGGATGATTCGAAACAATTTAAGGAAGAAGTAGGTAAACTGGCTAAAAACCTTTCTTCGCTGAATGCTATTTATGGCAATATGTTAACAGCGATGAACCAGCCACGTCCATAA
- a CDS encoding SUMF1/EgtB/PvdO family nonheme iron enzyme, translated as MRKIYTLGFLLITALFSSCGKGGQGELVGVYNKKFNNKKMPRGMVYIPQGKTLIGMSDEDINNSQTSPSKMTSFSAFYMDETEITNAKYRQFVNWVRDSVALTSVGPGGAPGYFITPKGQTAGGASLTSGQKNIDWKKVGNGSAMWNDKKGGLSNKFKDMYYAGDDALPGRNDLDIRKLRYSYSFVNLDLAEAGRKDPTKKRKDFIESYVDSPDPNNPNQFPSVNVYPDTMVWKIDYSYSQNDPMVKSYFNHPSYDNYPVVGVTWEQANAFCFWRTRLYEPVAASRKIPLSSRPEYRLPTDAEFEYAARGGNVKTKYPWGGPYVRNTKGCMQANFKVGRGNYSDDGGLYTVNVKSYFPNDYGLYNMAGNVAEWTVTAYNNSAAPQLLDFNPNFTYVAKTTDSKYLKRKVVRGGSWKDIGFFLQNAVGTYEYQDQARSYIGFRCVASYAGTDIHFKN; from the coding sequence ATGAGGAAAATTTACACACTGGGTTTTTTATTAATTACAGCATTGTTTTCAAGCTGCGGAAAAGGTGGGCAAGGAGAGCTGGTTGGTGTATACAATAAAAAATTTAACAACAAGAAAATGCCAAGAGGAATGGTTTACATCCCTCAGGGCAAAACGCTTATTGGTATGTCTGACGAGGATATTAACAACTCACAGACTTCGCCCAGTAAGATGACCTCATTCAGTGCGTTCTATATGGACGAAACTGAGATCACCAACGCAAAGTACAGACAGTTTGTGAATTGGGTAAGAGATTCAGTCGCTTTAACCAGCGTTGGCCCGGGCGGAGCTCCAGGTTATTTTATTACACCTAAAGGCCAGACTGCGGGTGGAGCCAGCCTCACCTCAGGACAGAAAAATATTGACTGGAAAAAAGTTGGTAACGGTTCTGCCATGTGGAACGACAAAAAAGGTGGCCTCAGCAATAAATTCAAGGACATGTATTATGCAGGTGATGACGCATTACCTGGTCGCAATGACTTAGACATCAGAAAATTAAGATACTCTTATAGTTTCGTGAATCTTGACCTGGCAGAAGCCGGAAGAAAAGATCCGACGAAAAAACGTAAAGACTTTATTGAAAGTTATGTAGATTCACCAGATCCGAATAACCCAAACCAGTTTCCTTCGGTTAATGTTTACCCGGACACCATGGTTTGGAAAATAGATTATTCTTATTCTCAGAATGATCCGATGGTGAAATCTTACTTCAATCACCCTTCTTATGATAATTATCCTGTAGTAGGGGTAACCTGGGAACAAGCCAATGCATTTTGCTTCTGGCGTACCCGCTTATATGAACCGGTTGCTGCTTCCAGAAAAATTCCTTTAAGCTCACGCCCTGAATACAGATTACCTACTGATGCTGAATTTGAATATGCAGCAAGAGGTGGTAATGTGAAAACAAAATACCCATGGGGCGGGCCTTATGTAAGAAATACAAAAGGATGTATGCAAGCCAATTTCAAAGTAGGCAGAGGAAATTACTCTGATGATGGCGGTTTATATACTGTAAATGTGAAATCTTATTTCCCTAACGATTACGGGCTGTACAACATGGCCGGTAACGTTGCAGAATGGACAGTAACAGCTTACAACAATTCGGCAGCACCTCAATTGCTGGATTTCAACCCGAATTTCACTTATGTAGCTAAAACTACAGACAGTAAATACCTTAAACGTAAAGTAGTTAGAGGCGGATCGTGGAAAGACATAGGTTTCTTCCTTCAGAACGCAGTGGGTACTTATGAATACCAGGATCAGGCAAGATCATACATCGGTTTCAGATGTGTTGCTTCTTACGCGGGTACCGACATTCACTTCAAAAATTAA
- a CDS encoding uroporphyrinogen-III synthase, translating into MQEKTEDRLRKVKSILITLPKPETEKSPYFDLAKKYNLKIDFRSFIHVEGIPARDFRKDKITLADFTAVVFTSRNAVDHFFRISEEMRYEVPADLKYFCISESTALYLQKYIQYRKRKIFFGKQTAADLSEVLKKHAGEKFLYPCSDVATEDTMNFLLKNGYDLTPAVLFKTVVSDLSDLAEVTYDMIAFFSPSSIQSLYTNFPTFQQNNTRIAAFGVNTHKAIMDNNLIVDIAAPSPESPSMIMAIENYIKKSNK; encoded by the coding sequence ATGCAAGAAAAAACAGAAGATAGGTTGCGTAAAGTAAAAAGTATACTGATAACTTTGCCAAAGCCCGAAACAGAGAAGTCCCCATACTTTGATTTGGCTAAGAAATACAATTTAAAAATTGATTTCAGATCCTTCATTCATGTGGAAGGTATTCCAGCAAGGGACTTCAGAAAAGACAAGATCACATTAGCTGATTTTACTGCTGTAGTTTTTACAAGCAGGAATGCGGTAGATCATTTTTTTAGAATTAGTGAGGAAATGCGGTACGAAGTGCCCGCAGATCTGAAGTACTTTTGTATTTCAGAATCAACCGCTCTATATCTTCAGAAATATATCCAGTACCGGAAACGGAAGATCTTTTTCGGTAAGCAGACTGCTGCCGATTTATCAGAAGTACTGAAGAAACATGCAGGGGAGAAATTCCTTTACCCATGTTCTGACGTAGCGACGGAAGATACGATGAATTTCCTGTTGAAAAATGGATACGATCTGACCCCGGCAGTATTGTTTAAGACCGTAGTAAGCGATCTTTCGGATCTTGCTGAAGTGACTTATGACATGATTGCCTTTTTCAGCCCGTCAAGTATTCAGTCGTTGTATACAAATTTTCCTACTTTTCAGCAAAATAACACAAGGATTGCTGCATTTGGAGTAAATACACATAAGGCGATTATGGATAATAATCTGATCGTAGACATAGCCGCACCATCACCGGAATCACCTTCGATGATCATGGCTATTGAAAATTATATTAAGAAATCAAATAAGTAA
- a CDS encoding outer membrane beta-barrel family protein — MWIPRLKFIITLLVTFSLKSSFAQQLTLFGHVHNQEQKPLSYVTITLTTLDSIEVKQTLTDTKGYFSINAPKGNFQLVLSQFGKELHRESITLNTDRHLSPIEVYDIYALKGVTVNANRPFIKTVGDKLFFNIENSPLAKGNNGIELLKKSPKISMGADGHLLLMNKSVLVMINGRKINLDGKQLEDYLSGISSEDIKRIEIQDLASSDQEATTAGGIVNIILKKPQSGFRGIAKSYYQYKNKNYDRYGGGVNLNFGTDKWNAYSDISYTKNEDLGITRSDFDYFDGRKNHELGRFSQNYKSLGIRSGVIYYPNKKNEIGIEGYFNENKMDILLSGALDVYKSPEEGQHSINKSQSKTTNDLWYLTFNYSLATDTIGSSFKIITDLGRNSANPFNDVLTIYPSIASLDNHYLFDTHASSFYYTTQADMIQKFSTDWELNGGVKIMHINRDNSLNVKFLQEEKWNDDEAQKQNFDNRENTLTGHASLSKKIGRHFFKAGLRVENTSIKGLNKINENNITQNYTKAFPALYYRYNISNQKSINLSYKRSISRPSFVDLNPFVLKINDYLFHIGNPGLQPQFIDRLDIGYSFPKHFISLYGVKINEIIQKVYFMNENSINYYQAQNFGNYKSMGVDHSYTDNLFKWLYLSLSSGIYYNTFSDNNNREFSGASFYNNSYLQFKLYKKYLLELTSNYQHSYSDVNIKSRYKYQFDISASKSFIKESLLVKVMAVDLFNTKFDENTSFFPDFNFNFYQKRLTRGVFLQIQYTLDNKRKVKKGMVKSENESRGRL, encoded by the coding sequence ATGTGGATACCTAGATTAAAATTCATTATTACGCTTTTAGTGACCTTTTCTTTGAAGAGTTCATTTGCCCAACAATTAACACTTTTCGGACACGTACATAATCAGGAACAAAAACCACTTTCGTATGTCACAATAACATTAACCACGCTGGACTCCATAGAAGTTAAACAAACATTAACAGACACGAAAGGATATTTTTCGATAAATGCGCCTAAGGGAAACTTTCAATTGGTTTTGTCTCAATTTGGGAAGGAGCTTCACAGAGAGTCAATTACACTAAACACAGATCGCCACCTCTCTCCTATAGAGGTTTATGATATTTACGCTTTAAAAGGAGTAACAGTTAATGCTAACCGCCCCTTTATCAAAACAGTAGGGGACAAGTTGTTTTTTAACATTGAAAATAGCCCGCTTGCAAAAGGGAACAATGGAATCGAACTATTAAAGAAAAGTCCAAAAATTAGTATGGGAGCCGATGGCCACCTACTGTTGATGAACAAAAGCGTATTAGTTATGATTAACGGCCGAAAGATTAATCTGGACGGAAAGCAATTAGAGGATTATTTATCCGGCATCAGCTCGGAAGATATTAAAAGAATCGAAATACAAGACCTGGCCTCTTCAGATCAGGAAGCCACAACAGCTGGGGGAATTGTAAATATCATTTTAAAAAAACCTCAAAGTGGTTTCCGTGGAATTGCCAAGTCCTATTACCAATATAAAAATAAAAACTATGACCGGTATGGAGGTGGTGTAAACCTAAATTTTGGTACTGATAAATGGAATGCATATTCAGATATATCTTACACTAAAAACGAGGATCTTGGAATTACCAGAAGTGATTTTGATTATTTTGATGGTCGCAAAAATCACGAACTAGGCAGATTTTCTCAAAATTATAAAAGCTTAGGTATTAGATCGGGAGTTATCTACTATCCAAACAAAAAGAATGAAATCGGTATCGAAGGCTATTTTAATGAGAACAAAATGGATATACTGCTCTCGGGAGCACTTGATGTTTATAAAAGTCCGGAAGAAGGCCAGCACAGTATTAACAAATCACAATCAAAAACTACGAATGACCTTTGGTATCTTACTTTCAACTATTCCTTAGCGACCGACACCATTGGGAGCTCTTTCAAAATTATAACTGACCTGGGCAGGAATAGCGCTAATCCTTTTAATGATGTGCTGACAATATATCCGTCAATTGCTTCATTAGACAACCACTATCTCTTTGACACGCACGCAAGCTCATTTTATTATACTACCCAAGCAGATATGATCCAAAAATTTAGTACAGACTGGGAACTGAATGGAGGAGTTAAAATCATGCATATAAACAGAGATAATAGCCTGAATGTTAAATTCTTACAAGAAGAAAAGTGGAATGATGACGAAGCTCAAAAGCAAAATTTTGATAATAGAGAAAATACCTTAACCGGCCATGCTTCGCTTAGTAAAAAAATTGGAAGACACTTTTTTAAAGCAGGACTAAGAGTAGAGAATACTTCTATTAAAGGATTAAATAAAATTAACGAGAATAATATAACACAAAACTATACTAAGGCCTTTCCCGCATTATACTACCGATATAACATTTCTAATCAGAAGAGTATCAATCTGAGCTACAAAAGGAGTATCTCAAGGCCGTCATTTGTTGATTTAAATCCATTTGTACTCAAAATAAATGACTATTTATTTCATATTGGTAATCCCGGTCTCCAACCTCAGTTTATTGACCGTCTAGACATTGGATATAGTTTCCCAAAGCATTTTATCTCCTTATATGGGGTGAAAATAAATGAAATTATACAGAAGGTATACTTCATGAACGAAAATAGCATCAATTACTATCAGGCACAGAATTTTGGAAATTATAAATCAATGGGTGTTGATCATTCTTACACTGACAACTTATTCAAATGGCTCTATTTGAGTCTCTCTTCTGGTATTTATTATAATACATTCTCAGACAACAACAACAGGGAGTTCAGTGGAGCATCATTTTATAATAATAGTTATCTGCAATTCAAGCTATACAAGAAATACCTGCTGGAACTTACCAGTAACTATCAGCATAGTTATAGTGATGTTAACATCAAAAGCAGATATAAATATCAATTTGACATTTCTGCCAGCAAGTCATTCATAAAAGAAAGTCTATTGGTGAAAGTGATGGCAGTTGATCTCTTCAATACAAAATTTGATGAAAACACATCGTTCTTTCCTGATTTCAATTTTAATTTCTATCAGAAAAGATTAACAAGGGGAGTATTTCTGCAAATTCAATATACCCTGGATAACAAACGTAAGGTTAAAAAAGGGATGGTTAAATCGGAAAATGAGAGTCGGGGAAGACTATAA
- a CDS encoding DUF4271 domain-containing protein, with protein sequence MTFFLLCIAGFGKANAQNLAVVRDSTVQRRVYKPRVVRDSAFLARQKFVTDSIMTHTWILPDSLINKHILMDSIMKANVFEKLDLDAWFKKYSKLKKASKFRTGNPLPKGRTWVLGFIVLLLVVFAILRISFAKQLQNIIQSFYSNRGLNNLNKEDNVFSSWPFLFLFIQFGFTIGMFFYLVAQYYQLAYVHQGFRFFVSVSILIVVLYAMKILLLRVLGHLFNIQKAVHEYVSILYLSYFNISLIFIPLVVAFALSPMKYGIYYIVISFILLGIIFTFQFIRAGINILSHYRFSKFYLFMYFCALEICPILILIKAIGLEL encoded by the coding sequence ATGACTTTTTTCCTGCTGTGCATAGCGGGCTTTGGAAAGGCGAATGCGCAGAATTTGGCTGTTGTCAGAGATTCTACCGTACAGCGCAGGGTTTATAAACCCCGTGTGGTCAGAGACTCTGCATTTCTGGCGCGGCAAAAGTTCGTTACCGACTCTATCATGACGCATACCTGGATCCTTCCGGACTCCCTGATCAACAAACACATTTTGATGGACAGCATCATGAAAGCCAATGTTTTTGAGAAACTTGATCTTGATGCCTGGTTTAAAAAGTATAGTAAACTAAAGAAAGCGAGTAAGTTCAGAACAGGCAATCCCTTGCCTAAAGGACGGACCTGGGTGCTCGGTTTTATTGTCCTTCTGCTGGTCGTTTTTGCAATCCTCAGAATCTCTTTTGCCAAACAATTACAGAATATTATTCAATCTTTTTACAGTAATCGCGGACTAAATAACCTGAATAAAGAAGATAATGTGTTCAGTTCGTGGCCATTTTTATTTTTATTTATACAATTTGGCTTCACAATCGGGATGTTTTTTTATCTCGTTGCACAATATTATCAGCTCGCTTACGTACACCAGGGGTTCCGTTTTTTTGTCAGTGTTTCCATTCTGATTGTTGTATTATATGCGATGAAAATTCTTTTATTGCGTGTGCTCGGACATCTGTTTAACATCCAGAAAGCCGTCCACGAGTACGTTTCTATATTATATTTGAGTTATTTTAACATCTCTTTAATCTTCATTCCATTGGTTGTCGCTTTTGCCTTATCGCCAATGAAATATGGTATATATTACATAGTTATCTCATTTATTTTGTTGGGGATTATCTTCACGTTTCAATTTATAAGAGCAGGAATAAATATTTTATCTCATTATCGGTTTTCGAAGTTCTATTTATTTATGTACTTTTGTGCCCTCGAAATATGTCCTATTTTGATATTAATCAAGGCCATAGGATTGGAGCTGTAA
- a CDS encoding histidine phosphatase family protein produces the protein MKKTALTFLYILSVLVLPLIVKSQAKIVIIRHGEKQEQNENLNCKGLNRSLKLASVLSKKIGVPTAIYVPSLGNGNQTTHSRMFQTITPFAVKYNLSINSSFNGADYASIAKEIKHKKGTVLLVWNHGNIPALAKALGIKHQKLNWNLNDFDSIWIITGSGKDKVLKTDKEGILPGADCPVF, from the coding sequence ATGAAAAAAACTGCCTTAACCTTTCTGTATATATTATCTGTCCTGGTTTTACCATTAATTGTAAAATCGCAAGCTAAAATTGTCATCATCCGTCATGGAGAAAAGCAAGAACAGAATGAAAACCTGAACTGTAAGGGGCTTAACAGATCTTTAAAGCTAGCCAGCGTACTTTCTAAAAAGATTGGAGTTCCAACGGCGATCTATGTACCGTCTTTAGGCAACGGGAACCAAACTACTCATTCGCGTATGTTTCAAACCATTACCCCATTTGCTGTTAAATATAATTTAAGTATCAACAGCAGCTTTAATGGGGCAGATTATGCCAGCATCGCCAAAGAAATCAAACATAAAAAAGGAACGGTACTATTGGTTTGGAACCATGGCAACATTCCTGCGCTGGCCAAAGCACTCGGAATCAAACATCAGAAACTAAACTGGAATCTGAACGATTTCGATTCGATCTGGATCATTACCGGCAGTGGTAAAGACAAAGTGCTGAAAACTGACAAAGAAGGAATCCTGCCTGGTGCTGACTGCCCGGTTTTCTAA